A stretch of Caballeronia sp. SL2Y3 DNA encodes these proteins:
- a CDS encoding methyl-accepting chemotaxis protein has translation MKRMSFKATLWSTVGFVWLSLIVLSLLSAAMTRTLMMHDRQQALAEQVQSAVSVVNSYVQQAQSGAMPAEEAKRAAIAHLRPVRYGQSGYLLVVDSTMLQLLNPMRPETENKINDLVDKTGKHFTAAIVKHGLDGTHLTDYLYPKPGQTEALPKIAYGEYVRAWDWHVYTGAYVDDINREFGRRLLAMLAIVGVVGLALTVAMGWIIRNVLRRLGGDPRDVADACKRIAAGDLTETVRVAAGDDASLMASVRAMQDRLLQTMGAVTSSANAIAGATKEIAAGNTDLSSRTEEQAASLEETAASMEELTSTVKQNADNARQASDLAENATAVANEGTAIVGQVVETMAGIEESSGKIAEIIGMIEGIAFQTNILALNAAVEAARAGEQGRGFAVVAGEVRSLAQRSSSAAREIKALIETSGSRVGAGTELVAKAGETMRSVQSAIQRVTDIMGEIASASHEQSRGIEQVNQAISQMDEVTQQNAALVEEAAAAAGSLQDQAEALRKAVSVFRTSPSAAMVATHAVTSVSRESRPSPATAPTVQRPAAAPALERIKPTPMAKRVEPAVHKPVATATNGGDWETF, from the coding sequence ATGAAGAGAATGAGTTTCAAGGCAACGCTGTGGAGCACCGTGGGGTTCGTGTGGCTGAGTTTGATCGTGCTCTCGCTCTTGAGCGCGGCCATGACGCGCACGTTGATGATGCACGACCGCCAGCAGGCGCTGGCCGAGCAGGTCCAGTCCGCCGTGAGCGTGGTGAATTCCTACGTGCAGCAGGCGCAAAGCGGCGCGATGCCCGCCGAAGAAGCCAAGCGCGCGGCCATTGCGCATCTGCGGCCGGTGCGCTATGGGCAGAGCGGCTATCTGCTCGTCGTCGACTCGACGATGCTGCAATTGCTCAATCCGATGCGCCCCGAAACCGAAAACAAGATCAACGATCTGGTCGACAAGACCGGCAAGCACTTCACGGCGGCGATCGTGAAGCACGGACTCGACGGTACGCACCTGACCGATTACCTCTATCCGAAGCCGGGCCAAACGGAGGCGCTGCCGAAGATCGCTTACGGCGAGTATGTTCGCGCGTGGGACTGGCACGTCTATACGGGCGCTTACGTCGACGACATCAATCGTGAATTCGGCCGGCGCCTTCTTGCGATGCTCGCGATCGTCGGCGTAGTCGGCCTTGCATTGACCGTGGCGATGGGCTGGATCATCCGCAATGTGCTGCGCAGGCTCGGCGGCGATCCGAGGGACGTCGCAGACGCGTGCAAACGCATCGCGGCGGGAGATCTCACGGAGACCGTGCGTGTCGCGGCAGGCGACGATGCGAGTCTGATGGCATCGGTGCGGGCCATGCAGGACCGGCTGCTGCAAACCATGGGGGCCGTGACTTCGTCTGCCAACGCCATCGCGGGCGCTACCAAGGAAATCGCCGCCGGCAATACGGATCTCTCGTCGCGCACTGAGGAACAGGCCGCATCGCTAGAGGAGACGGCGGCGAGCATGGAAGAACTGACCTCGACGGTGAAGCAGAACGCCGACAACGCGCGTCAAGCCAGCGATCTCGCCGAGAACGCGACCGCCGTCGCCAACGAAGGCACGGCGATCGTCGGGCAGGTCGTGGAGACGATGGCCGGCATCGAAGAAAGCTCGGGAAAGATCGCGGAGATCATCGGCATGATCGAGGGCATTGCGTTCCAGACGAATATTCTGGCGCTCAATGCCGCAGTGGAAGCCGCGCGCGCCGGCGAACAAGGCCGCGGCTTCGCGGTCGTGGCAGGCGAAGTGCGCAGCCTCGCGCAGCGTTCGTCCAGCGCGGCGAGGGAAATCAAGGCGCTCATCGAGACGTCGGGCAGCCGCGTCGGCGCAGGCACCGAGCTCGTCGCGAAAGCAGGCGAAACCATGCGCAGCGTGCAGTCCGCGATTCAGCGCGTGACCGACATCATGGGCGAGATCGCGTCCGCATCGCACGAGCAAAGCCGCGGCATCGAGCAGGTCAATCAGGCCATCTCGCAGATGGACGAAGTCACGCAGCAGAACGCCGCGCTCGTCGAAGAAGCGGCCGCAGCGGCCGGCTCGCTGCAAGACCAGGCCGAAGCGCTTCGCAAAGCCGTCAGCGTCTTTCGCACGAGCCCGAGCGCAGCCATGGTGGCCACGCATGCGGTGACGTCTGTGTCGAGAGAAAGCCGCCCCAGCCCGGCGACGGCTCCGACAGTGCAGCGCCCTGCCGCTGCTCCGGCATTGGAGCGGATAAAGCCGACGCCGATGGCGAAGCGCGTCGAACCTGCGGTGCACAAGCCCGTGGCGACCGCGACGAATGGCGGCGACTGGGAGACGTTCTAA
- a CDS encoding dihydrofolate reductase family protein: protein MYIVCHMMSSVDGRSLTDGWHLDFASPCYEETAASFDADAWVCGRVTMQEISHAKDREYPRGLAKSPLPRTDHFAKRDASQYAVSIDPKGRVGWKTDTALDSHIVEVLAESVEDDYLAHLQSIGASYVFGGKDGIDLHRVVETLGRELKIDKLIVEGGGHVSGAFVNAQLADEVSVLLMPLVDGRDAHPSSFEVAMDKWQKPSYLKLESVEKLDNDVVWVRYTRKK, encoded by the coding sequence ATGTACATCGTCTGCCACATGATGTCTTCAGTGGATGGCCGAAGCCTCACGGACGGCTGGCATCTCGACTTTGCCAGCCCTTGTTATGAGGAGACGGCCGCCAGCTTCGACGCGGATGCCTGGGTATGCGGCCGCGTCACCATGCAGGAAATCTCGCACGCGAAGGACCGAGAGTATCCACGCGGTCTCGCCAAGAGCCCGCTGCCGCGCACGGATCATTTCGCGAAGCGCGACGCGAGCCAGTACGCCGTGTCGATCGACCCCAAGGGCCGGGTCGGCTGGAAGACCGACACCGCGCTGGACTCGCATATCGTCGAAGTCCTGGCGGAGAGCGTGGAGGACGATTATCTCGCGCACCTTCAGTCGATCGGCGCGTCATATGTTTTCGGCGGCAAGGACGGCATCGATCTTCACCGCGTCGTGGAAACGCTTGGCCGCGAACTGAAGATCGACAAGCTCATCGTCGAGGGAGGCGGTCACGTGTCCGGGGCATTCGTCAACGCGCAACTGGCGGATGAAGTCAGCGTGTTGCTGATGCCGCTCGTCGATGGGCGTGACGCACATCCTTCGTCATTCGAAGTGGCCATGGATAAGTGGCAGAAGCCCTCTTATTTGAAGCTGGAGTCAGTTGAGAAGCTGGATAACGATGTCGTTTGGGTACGATATACGCGCAAGAAGTGA
- a CDS encoding transglutaminase family protein yields MNATIDKAPRSTTLAVTHRTTYRYSTPVEIAQHLATIRPLHTPWQQVIAHSERIDPAPSYVHSRVDAFGNDLLYFSLDAPHERLSMTSETTVRLSPRWTKLDPRATPPWEEVARRLRYTAGSPFVRESEYCYGSPNIQLTQALRDYALPSFAQGTPLIAGAIDLMHRIHADFTYKPSSTAFDTPATRAFELRQGVCQDFAQVMIGCLRTLGLPARYVSGYLRNDPPPGQPRLIGADASHAWVSVHCPKSGWIDLDPTNDVLADLDHVTLATGRDYSDVSLLRGMILGGGSHHVDVAVNVLAL; encoded by the coding sequence ATGAATGCGACGATCGACAAGGCGCCAAGATCGACGACGCTCGCAGTCACGCATCGCACGACATATCGCTATTCGACGCCCGTCGAGATCGCCCAGCACCTAGCGACTATCCGTCCGCTGCATACGCCGTGGCAGCAGGTCATCGCGCATTCGGAGCGGATAGATCCGGCTCCTTCGTATGTGCATAGCCGTGTCGACGCATTCGGCAACGACCTGCTCTATTTCTCGCTGGACGCACCGCACGAGCGTCTTTCGATGACAAGCGAAACCACGGTGCGTCTGAGTCCACGCTGGACGAAGCTCGACCCGCGAGCGACGCCGCCGTGGGAAGAGGTCGCACGACGGCTGCGCTATACGGCCGGTTCCCCGTTTGTCCGTGAGTCGGAATACTGTTATGGGTCGCCCAACATTCAGCTGACTCAGGCGTTGCGTGATTACGCGTTGCCGAGTTTCGCGCAAGGCACGCCGCTGATCGCGGGCGCAATCGACCTCATGCACCGCATCCATGCCGACTTTACGTATAAGCCCTCATCGACCGCATTCGATACGCCCGCCACGCGCGCCTTCGAACTGCGCCAGGGCGTATGTCAGGATTTCGCGCAAGTAATGATCGGCTGCCTTCGCACGTTGGGCTTGCCGGCGCGTTACGTGAGCGGCTATCTGCGCAACGACCCGCCGCCGGGTCAACCGCGACTGATCGGCGCCGATGCCTCGCATGCGTGGGTGTCGGTGCATTGCCCGAAAAGCGGGTGGATCGACCTCGATCCGACCAACGACGTGCTCGCCGATCTGGACCACGTGACGCTTGCAACCGGCCGCGATTACAGCGACGTGTCCTTGTTGCGCGGCATGATCCTCGGCGGCGGATCGCATCATGTCGACGTTGCCGTGAACGTTCTCGCGCTATAA
- a CDS encoding circularly permuted type 2 ATP-grasp protein — translation MAFQSTLPFDTTAAHTDALALLRALPVREGHWDELRDASGHLREPWRRFFELLGEQGIARLDDGVAAVARQIRDNDITYNVYADNGEPRAWSLDLLPLLIDEREWAVIERGVAQRARLMESIVADAYGAQTLLQRGLLPAALVFGHPGYLRPVKGFVPANGGYLQIVAIDLARAPSGEWTVIAHRTEAPSGLGYTLENRMIVASLFSDAFRTLRINGLASTYSQLVATLAQAARGIMRNDESAGSDAPHIALLSPGPFSETYFEHIFLARYLGVTLVEGKDLTVRHDKLYLKTLAGLSRVHAVLRRLDDAFCDPVELRADSTIGVPGLLQVMRAGNVAVSNVPGAGFTESPALHAFLPGIARALLDEELHLPTVPTWWCGEDAARREAFEKLDRALVVPTWPGMHEDGAPGIEAGSQALAGWRERIERAPDMFTVQEDLPFSSAPRFHDGALGSRSCVLRAYAIARADGSWSVMPGGFTRLAADKRPTVSMQFGGSSVDTWVLATHPGPAVSLRPSPMQPGDLRKHRVVSSRAAENLFWAGRYGERAENNVRLCRLLLGTLEASDADEMFPTLVELAAQCGLIPSIDTLARSSPHAFERVLVAGLAETASATSIGGNLANQAHACGEIRDRLSTDHWRTILAARNDFRDALARLGLITPDVPRDYDRVMLSGALEQLATQLLAISGAQGDRMTRDEAWRMIFIGRMIERVSTMATFLRVFATQGTLTHPAGFDLLLHLFDTTLTYRSLYPGRLEAAALIDLVVVDPTNPRGLYGVLIRLRAKLDEMMKTAGAARRAHFIGISLGLDTLPPLDALCKADENGRFGALVLLCDRLLASVSAASNEVSAHYFSHANPIAAQVS, via the coding sequence TTGGCGTTCCAATCGACATTGCCTTTCGATACAACGGCCGCGCATACCGACGCTTTGGCGCTCCTGCGCGCGTTGCCTGTGCGCGAAGGGCATTGGGACGAGTTGCGCGACGCTTCGGGGCACTTGCGAGAGCCGTGGCGGCGGTTCTTCGAATTGCTCGGCGAGCAGGGCATCGCGCGTCTTGACGACGGCGTGGCGGCCGTCGCGCGACAGATACGCGATAACGACATCACCTACAACGTCTATGCCGATAACGGCGAGCCGCGCGCGTGGTCGCTCGATCTCTTGCCGCTATTGATCGACGAGCGCGAATGGGCGGTCATCGAGCGCGGCGTGGCGCAGCGCGCCCGCTTGATGGAGTCGATCGTCGCCGATGCCTACGGTGCTCAAACGCTTCTGCAACGAGGGCTGTTGCCTGCTGCGCTCGTGTTCGGGCATCCGGGTTATCTGCGCCCCGTGAAGGGCTTCGTGCCGGCGAACGGTGGCTATCTGCAGATCGTTGCAATCGATCTCGCGCGTGCGCCGTCGGGCGAATGGACCGTCATTGCTCATCGCACGGAGGCGCCGTCGGGCCTGGGTTACACGCTCGAAAACCGCATGATCGTGGCGAGTCTTTTCAGCGATGCGTTCCGCACCCTGCGCATCAATGGGCTTGCATCGACGTATTCGCAACTCGTCGCGACGCTTGCTCAGGCGGCCCGAGGGATCATGCGCAATGATGAAAGCGCCGGCAGCGACGCGCCTCACATCGCGCTGTTGAGTCCTGGGCCCTTTAGCGAAACGTACTTCGAGCACATCTTTCTCGCGCGTTATCTGGGCGTGACGCTCGTGGAAGGAAAGGACCTGACCGTACGCCACGACAAGCTGTACCTGAAAACGCTGGCGGGCCTCTCGCGCGTGCATGCCGTGCTGCGGCGTCTGGACGATGCGTTCTGCGATCCGGTCGAGTTGCGCGCGGATTCGACCATCGGCGTTCCCGGACTGTTGCAGGTCATGCGCGCGGGCAACGTGGCGGTCTCCAATGTGCCCGGCGCGGGCTTCACGGAATCGCCCGCACTTCATGCGTTTTTGCCGGGCATTGCGCGTGCGCTGCTGGACGAGGAATTGCATCTGCCTACCGTGCCGACGTGGTGGTGCGGCGAAGATGCCGCGCGACGCGAAGCCTTCGAGAAGCTCGATCGCGCTCTCGTGGTTCCCACTTGGCCCGGCATGCATGAGGATGGCGCGCCCGGCATCGAAGCGGGATCGCAGGCGCTTGCGGGCTGGCGGGAGCGCATCGAGCGCGCGCCCGACATGTTCACCGTACAGGAAGACCTGCCGTTTTCGAGTGCGCCGCGCTTTCACGATGGCGCACTCGGCTCTCGCTCGTGTGTCTTGCGTGCCTATGCCATCGCGCGGGCCGACGGAAGCTGGAGCGTGATGCCCGGCGGCTTCACGCGCCTCGCAGCGGACAAGCGCCCTACGGTGTCGATGCAGTTCGGCGGCAGCAGCGTGGATACATGGGTGCTGGCTACCCATCCTGGTCCCGCGGTGTCGCTGCGTCCATCGCCGATGCAGCCCGGTGATTTGCGCAAGCATCGCGTGGTATCGAGCCGCGCGGCGGAGAATCTGTTCTGGGCCGGACGCTATGGCGAGCGCGCCGAAAACAACGTGCGTCTGTGCCGCCTGTTGCTCGGCACGCTCGAAGCCAGTGATGCCGACGAGATGTTTCCCACGCTCGTCGAACTCGCCGCGCAATGCGGACTCATCCCGTCCATCGATACGCTTGCGCGAAGCTCGCCACACGCATTCGAGCGCGTGCTCGTCGCGGGACTGGCGGAGACGGCATCGGCCACGAGCATCGGCGGCAATCTCGCGAATCAGGCGCATGCATGCGGCGAGATTCGCGATCGGCTCTCCACCGATCACTGGCGCACGATTCTCGCGGCGCGTAACGACTTTCGCGATGCGCTCGCGCGCCTCGGCCTCATCACGCCCGACGTGCCGAGGGATTACGACCGCGTGATGTTAAGCGGCGCGCTCGAACAGCTTGCGACTCAACTGCTCGCGATCAGCGGCGCGCAAGGCGATCGGATGACACGCGATGAAGCGTGGCGCATGATCTTCATTGGCAGGATGATCGAGCGCGTGTCGACGATGGCGACGTTCCTGCGCGTGTTCGCGACGCAAGGCACGTTGACGCATCCGGCCGGCTTCGACTTGCTGCTGCATCTTTTCGATACCACGCTTACCTATCGCTCGCTTTATCCTGGCCGGCTAGAGGCGGCCGCGTTGATCGACCTGGTCGTCGTGGACCCGACGAATCCGCGCGGACTCTATGGCGTGCTGATCCGCTTGCGCGCGAAGCTCGATGAGATGATGAAGACCGCGGGCGCAGCACGGCGCGCGCATTTCATCGGTATTTCGCTCGGCCTCGATACCTTGCCGCCCCTCGATGCCTTGTGCAAAGCCGATGAAAACGGACGGTTCGGCGCGCTCGTGCTGCTTTGCGATCGGCTGCTTGCATCGGTGAGCGCGGCATCGAACGAAGTCAGCGCGCACTACTTCAGTCATGCGAATCCTATCGCTGCGCAGGTGTCCTAA
- a CDS encoding DUF2126 domain-containing protein: MSIRVALNHVTHYRYDRLVGLSPQVVRLRPAPHCRTPILSYSMRVEPVDHFINWQQDAFANYQARLVFPEKTREFKVTVDLVAEMAVYNPFDFFLEPSAESFPFSYASELLHDLAPYMIKRELTPRFAAFVESIDRSAQPTVDFLVGLNQRLSREIRYLIRMEPGVQTPEETLVSAAGSCRDSGWLLVETLRHLGLAARFVSGYLLQLAPDVKSLEGPSGTDVDFTDLHAWCEVFLPGAGWIGFDPTSGLLAGEGHIPVACTPEPDSAAPVSGAVDECEVEFGHSMSIERVRETPRVTKPYSEDDWQAVLRMGEQVDAQLDASDVRLTMGGEPTYVCVRDRDAPEWNTDALGPTKRAYAVSLMDKLRAHYGAGGFLHIGQGKWYPGEQLPRWALSLFWRADGEPCWHDPALFADERQPANYTADDAARFIRHLAGKLSLNTEYIQPGYEDTWYYLWRERRLPVNVDPFDSRLDDELERVRLRRVFDAGLPSVTGYALPIAREESTAGRPGRWTTGPWFFRDERMYLVPGDSPMGYRLPLNSLPWVAEADYPWQHEHDPFAPSVPLRRSAELRMQYADRDAAFGMQHAARKMPGDATGDATGDATGDATAEATRATAAATADAKSRMPERGESAGWIARTAVCVEARDPARAAGPKVEAATLEKSGQGNKLMHVFMPPLVALDDYLDMLAAVEATAADLGIPVIIEGYPPPRDARLKVLQVTPDPGVIEVNIHPASNWAELVEHTEYLYGAAHESYLSPEKFMLDGRHTGTGGGNHFVLGGATPPDSPFLRRPDLLASLIAYWHNHPSLSMLFSGLFIGPTSQAPRIDEARNDQVYELEIAFAELQRQVDLLGGRGSAKVPPWLIDRILRNILIDVTGNTHRAEFCIDKLYSPDGPTGRLGLLELRGFEMPPHARMSLVQQLLLRAVVARFWEKPYTARLTRWGTELHDRFMLGTFVQMDFDDVIAELRDAGFAFDRNWFAPHFEFRFPVVGAYETSGIAMTIRHALEPWHVMGEEGMIGGTVRYVDSSVERLEVRVLGLNGSRHVVTVNGEPVPLQPTGRVSEYVAGVRFRAWSHATSLHPTIGVHAPLTFDIVDTWTGRAIGGCQYHVAHPGGRNYQTFPVNAYEAESRRRARFFASGHTPGAMHVATREPSLEFPFTLDLRRS; the protein is encoded by the coding sequence GTGTCCATACGTGTCGCGTTGAACCATGTTACGCATTATCGCTATGACCGGCTGGTCGGTCTCTCGCCGCAAGTCGTTCGCTTGCGGCCCGCTCCGCATTGCCGCACGCCGATTCTGTCGTACTCGATGCGCGTCGAACCGGTGGATCACTTCATCAACTGGCAGCAGGACGCATTCGCCAATTACCAGGCGCGCCTCGTTTTTCCCGAGAAAACGCGCGAATTCAAGGTAACGGTGGATCTGGTGGCCGAGATGGCCGTCTACAACCCGTTCGACTTTTTTCTCGAACCGTCTGCGGAATCCTTTCCCTTCAGCTACGCGTCCGAGTTGCTGCACGACCTCGCGCCTTACATGATCAAGCGCGAACTGACGCCGCGATTCGCCGCGTTCGTCGAAAGCATCGACCGTTCGGCGCAACCCACAGTCGATTTTCTCGTCGGACTGAATCAGCGCCTCTCGCGTGAGATCCGCTATCTCATTCGTATGGAGCCGGGCGTGCAAACGCCGGAAGAAACGCTGGTGAGCGCGGCAGGCTCTTGCCGCGATTCGGGCTGGCTGCTTGTCGAGACGTTGCGGCATCTGGGACTCGCAGCGCGTTTCGTGTCGGGCTACCTGCTGCAGCTTGCGCCAGATGTGAAATCGCTCGAAGGCCCGAGTGGCACCGACGTCGATTTCACCGATCTTCATGCGTGGTGCGAGGTCTTCTTGCCGGGCGCAGGCTGGATCGGTTTCGACCCGACGTCCGGCTTGCTCGCGGGCGAAGGCCACATACCGGTCGCGTGTACGCCCGAGCCGGATAGCGCGGCGCCTGTCTCCGGTGCCGTGGACGAATGCGAAGTCGAGTTCGGGCATTCGATGTCGATCGAGCGCGTGCGTGAAACGCCGCGCGTGACGAAGCCTTATAGCGAGGACGATTGGCAGGCCGTGCTGCGCATGGGCGAACAGGTCGATGCGCAACTCGACGCGTCGGACGTGCGTCTGACGATGGGCGGCGAGCCGACCTACGTCTGCGTGCGCGATCGCGATGCACCGGAGTGGAACACGGACGCGCTTGGTCCGACCAAGCGCGCTTACGCGGTATCGCTGATGGACAAGCTGCGCGCGCACTACGGCGCGGGCGGTTTCCTGCATATCGGGCAGGGCAAGTGGTATCCGGGCGAGCAGTTGCCGCGCTGGGCGCTGTCGCTCTTCTGGCGCGCGGACGGCGAGCCTTGCTGGCACGATCCCGCGCTCTTCGCCGACGAACGGCAGCCCGCGAACTACACCGCGGACGACGCCGCCCGCTTCATTCGTCACCTCGCGGGCAAGCTGTCTTTGAATACCGAATACATCCAGCCGGGCTACGAGGACACGTGGTACTACCTGTGGCGCGAACGCCGTCTGCCTGTGAATGTCGACCCGTTCGACTCCCGCCTGGACGACGAACTCGAGCGCGTGCGCTTGCGCCGGGTATTCGATGCGGGGCTGCCCTCGGTCACCGGCTACGCGTTGCCGATCGCGCGCGAGGAAAGCACGGCGGGCCGGCCGGGCCGCTGGACGACCGGCCCGTGGTTCTTCCGCGATGAGCGGATGTACCTCGTTCCGGGCGATTCGCCGATGGGCTACCGTTTGCCGCTGAATTCGCTGCCGTGGGTTGCCGAAGCGGACTATCCGTGGCAGCACGAACACGATCCGTTCGCGCCTTCGGTGCCGCTGCGTCGCTCCGCCGAACTGCGCATGCAGTACGCCGACCGTGATGCTGCATTCGGCATGCAGCATGCCGCACGCAAAATGCCGGGCGACGCCACGGGGGACGCCACCGGGGACGCCACCGGGGACGCCACCGCCGAAGCAACGCGAGCCACCGCCGCAGCCACTGCCGACGCGAAGAGTCGCATGCCCGAGCGCGGCGAGTCTGCCGGCTGGATCGCGCGTACCGCGGTCTGCGTCGAAGCCCGCGACCCGGCGCGCGCTGCCGGTCCGAAGGTGGAAGCTGCAACGCTCGAAAAGTCAGGGCAAGGCAACAAGCTGATGCACGTGTTCATGCCGCCGCTCGTTGCGCTCGACGACTATCTCGACATGCTCGCGGCCGTGGAAGCGACCGCCGCCGATCTCGGTATTCCCGTCATCATCGAAGGCTATCCGCCGCCGCGCGACGCGCGCCTGAAAGTGCTTCAGGTGACGCCCGACCCTGGCGTGATCGAAGTGAACATTCATCCGGCGTCGAACTGGGCGGAACTGGTCGAGCACACCGAATACCTCTATGGCGCCGCGCACGAGTCGTATCTGAGTCCGGAGAAGTTCATGCTCGATGGCCGGCATACCGGCACAGGCGGCGGCAACCACTTCGTGCTCGGCGGCGCGACGCCGCCCGATAGCCCGTTTTTGCGGCGCCCGGATCTGCTGGCAAGCCTGATCGCGTACTGGCACAACCATCCGTCGCTATCGATGCTGTTTTCAGGGCTATTCATCGGACCGACGAGTCAGGCGCCGCGCATCGACGAAGCACGCAACGATCAGGTGTACGAGCTCGAGATCGCGTTTGCCGAATTGCAGCGGCAAGTCGATCTGCTCGGCGGACGCGGCAGCGCCAAAGTGCCGCCGTGGCTTATCGACCGCATTTTGCGCAACATCCTGATCGACGTGACCGGCAATACGCATCGGGCGGAATTCTGCATCGACAAATTGTATTCACCCGACGGTCCGACCGGCCGCCTGGGTCTGCTCGAACTGCGTGGATTCGAAATGCCGCCGCACGCGCGCATGAGTCTCGTGCAGCAACTGCTGCTGCGCGCGGTCGTCGCCCGCTTCTGGGAGAAGCCTTATACGGCGCGGCTCACGCGCTGGGGCACGGAGTTGCATGATCGCTTCATGCTCGGCACTTTCGTGCAGATGGACTTCGACGATGTGATCGCCGAACTGCGCGACGCGGGCTTTGCCTTCGACAGGAATTGGTTTGCGCCGCATTTTGAATTCCGTTTCCCGGTCGTCGGTGCGTACGAAACAAGCGGCATCGCGATGACGATTCGCCACGCGCTCGAACCGTGGCACGTCATGGGCGAGGAGGGCATGATCGGCGGCACGGTGCGCTATGTCGATTCGTCGGTCGAAAGGCTCGAAGTACGCGTGCTTGGGCTCAACGGCAGTCGACATGTCGTAACCGTCAACGGCGAACCCGTGCCGCTGCAACCCACAGGGCGCGTCAGCGAGTATGTCGCGGGCGTGCGGTTTCGCGCGTGGTCGCATGCGACCTCGCTGCATCCGACTATCGGAGTGCATGCGCCGCTGACTTTCGATATCGTGGATACATGGACCGGTCGCGCGATCGGCGGCTGCCAGTATCACGTCGCGCATCCGGGCGGCCGCAACTATCAGACGTTCCCGGTGAACGCGTACGAAGCGGAGAGTCGCCGGCGCGCGCGTTTCTTCGCGAGCGGCCATACGCCGGGCGCGATGCATGTGGCAACACGCGAGCCTAGCCTCGAATTCCCGTTCACGCTCGACCTGCGCCGCTCATGA
- a CDS encoding putative zinc-binding metallopeptidase — MKTFHCNRCNQLVFFENTHCENCGAKLGYVPELSQISAFDETEDSAWKSLHPLAKDQLYRPCHNYAVENVCNWMVPADSEEPLCSSCQLTSTIPNLETPGNRLYWYRLETAKRRLLFTLAELGLTVQSREQDPEHGLEFQFLEGDEEGRGVMTGHNNGIITLNIAEADDAHREKVRSAMHEPYRTLLGHFRHETGHYFFDRLIADTPRVAPFRTAFGDEQQDYGAALDRHYKEGPPPNWAENYISAYATMHPWEDWAETWAHYLHIVDTMDTAVSCGLVLVPESPHEPTLTDTTPIEESTFDDLMKRWFPLTYALNSLNRSLGMPDGYPFTLAPPVIDKLRFVHRVVAAAAKR; from the coding sequence ATGAAGACCTTTCACTGCAACCGCTGCAATCAACTTGTGTTCTTCGAAAATACGCATTGCGAAAACTGCGGCGCGAAGCTCGGCTATGTTCCCGAACTGAGTCAGATCAGTGCATTCGACGAGACGGAGGACAGCGCGTGGAAGAGCCTTCATCCGCTCGCCAAAGATCAGCTCTATCGCCCTTGCCACAATTACGCGGTCGAGAATGTGTGCAACTGGATGGTTCCTGCGGATTCCGAGGAGCCGCTCTGTTCGTCGTGCCAGTTGACGAGCACCATCCCCAATCTGGAAACGCCCGGCAACCGCCTCTACTGGTATCGGCTGGAGACAGCCAAACGCCGGCTGCTCTTTACGCTCGCCGAACTGGGTCTTACCGTGCAGTCGCGTGAGCAAGACCCTGAACATGGCCTCGAATTCCAGTTCCTCGAAGGAGACGAGGAAGGTCGCGGCGTCATGACAGGACACAACAACGGGATCATCACGCTCAACATCGCGGAAGCCGATGACGCGCATCGCGAGAAGGTGCGCTCCGCAATGCATGAGCCGTACCGCACGTTGCTCGGCCATTTCCGCCACGAAACAGGGCACTATTTCTTCGATCGCCTGATTGCGGACACGCCGCGCGTCGCGCCGTTCCGCACCGCGTTCGGCGATGAACAGCAGGACTATGGGGCCGCGCTCGATCGCCATTACAAGGAAGGTCCGCCGCCGAACTGGGCAGAGAATTACATTAGCGCGTATGCCACCATGCATCCGTGGGAAGACTGGGCCGAGACATGGGCGCATTACCTGCATATCGTCGATACGATGGACACGGCCGTATCGTGCGGTCTGGTTCTCGTGCCCGAAAGCCCGCACGAACCGACGCTGACGGACACCACGCCGATCGAGGAAAGCACGTTCGATGACCTGATGAAACGCTGGTTTCCGCTCACGTATGCGCTCAATAGCCTGAACCGCAGTCTCGGCATGCCGGATGGCTATCCGTTCACGCTCGCCCCGCCCGTCATCGACAAGCTGCGCTTCGTTCATCGTGTCGTCGCCGCGGCGGCCAAGCGTTGA